Below is a window of Streptomyces sp. WMMB303 DNA.
CGACTATCTGTTCGGCGCCGTGGACTTCCTGGAGGGTGAGAGCGTCTGGCACCGCGACATCAAACCGGACAATATTGCCATAAGGGTGCGTCCGAACCGCACCCGTGAGCTCGTCCTCATCGACTTCTCCCTGGCCGGCTACCCGGCCAAGAACCACGAGGCCGGTACGGAGGGCTATCTCGACCCGTTCATCGGCACCCTGGTCCGCACCGCCTACGACTCGCACGCCGAGCGGTACGCCGTCGCGGTCACCCTGCACCAGATGGCCTCCGGCGAGCTGCCCAAGTGGGGCGACGGCTCCGTCCTGCCCCGGCAGACCGACAAGGAGGAGTTCCCCTGTCCGACCATCGCCGCCGACGCCTTCGAACCCGCCGTACGCGACGGCCTGGTCCGCTTCTTCCGCAAGGCGCTGCACCGGGACGCCGCCGAACGGTTCCCCGAGCTGAAGCCGATGCGCGACGCCTGGAAGAGGATCTTCCTGGACGCCTCGCAGACGGTGCCCTCCAGCCACCGCTCCCGGCACAGCAGCCATCCGGGACACTCCGGCCAGGACGGGCAGGAGCAGCAGAGAGGGCAAGCGGAGGCCGCGGAGGGAGCGCCAGGGGGACGGCCCGCCATCGCGGACGCAGAACCGCTCTCCGCTGAGCAGCAGCGCGAGCAGTTGGCCGAGCAGGTCACCCGCGACACCCACCTCTCCGCGGCGGGCCTCACCCCGGCCGCCGAGTCGTTCCTCTACGGCTTCGGCATCACCACAGTCGGCGGCCTGCTGGACTACAGCCGCCGCAAGCTCCTCAACGCCCCCGGGCTGGGTGCCAAGACCCGCGGTGAGATCCAACGCCGCCAGCGCCAATGGGGCGAGCTGCTCCGCGAGGCCCCCGTATCGCCACTGACGGCACGCGGCCGGGCCGAGGCGAAGGAAGAGCTGGCGCAGCTCACCCGCACGGAGTCGGCTGTCGCCGACGGTGTCGCCGCGACCACCGATCGGCCCGAGGAGCTGCCGGAATCCGCGCTGCGCGCCCTCAGCCTCGACACCCTGGCCACCGTCCTGGTCCCGGAGCTGAACAACAACGGTTCCAACCACAACAAGGTCGAGATGGTCCGGCTGCTGCTGCGGCTCCCGGACGAGCACGGCACGCTGCCCGATATCGGCGTCTGGCCCAAGCAGAGGGAGGTCGCCGACGCGCTGGGGCTGTCGGCCGGCCGCATCCCGCAGATGCTGAAGGAGGAGCGCAAGCGCTGGAAGAAGCGCCCGGAGGTGCGGGCCCTCCGCGACGAGATCACGGAACTGCTGGCCGGACTGGGCCGTGTCGCCTCCGCCGTCGAGATCGCCGACGCACTCGTGCTGCGCCGCGGCACCCAGCTCCCCGAGCGCCCCCAGCGGCGCGCGCTGGCGCTCGCCGCGGTCCGGGCCGTGGTGGAGGTCGAACAACTCGAACCGGAGAGCGCCCAGTTCCAGCACCAGCCCAACCGCAAGGCCACCGAGGAGGCATTGGGCGCCGGACTGCTCGCCCTGGACGTACGGGAGGCCGACGAGGAGGCGGGCACCGAAGGAGACCCCCCGGACACCCCCACCGCGCCCGGCCTGCTCGACTACGCCTCCCGGCTGGGCAAGACCGCCGACCGCCTCGCGGGGCTGGACACCCTTCCGACGGCCACGAGGGTCCTGGCCGAACTCGGCGCCCTCGCCCCGCCGCCCGGCGAGGTCGAATGGGACGAACGCCGGCTGGTCGAGCTGGCCGCCTCCGCGTCCACCAACGCGGCGGCCACCCCCCGGCTGGAGATCTACCCGCGCAACCTGGACCTGGTGCGGGCACTGCGGCTCACCCAGGCGGGCCTGGTACGCCTGAACCCCGGCGTGCCGGACGAGTGGCAGCCCGGACTGACCGGCGAGGACGTGCACGAGCGCGTCCGCACCCGCTTCCCCGAACTGGTCGTCCCCGACGGCCGGGGCGGCACCACCCGCGACCTGCCGACCGCGGGCCCGCTGACGAAGGCCCTGCGCAACGCCGGCTTCGACCTCACCCTCTCGCTGCGCGAGGACACGAAGACGCTGCGCTATCTGCCCACCCGGATGGACTCGGCCTCCAGCTATCTGACGACCGGCGCCTGGCGCCGCTCCACCGACGTCGGCACCGTCACCCGCTACTCCGACGACCCGACACTCGCCGACGCCGTCCGGACCGACGAGCGCCTGCTCGCCTCCGCACGGCGGGACGGCTACCGCGTCCTGACCGTACGGGAAGCCCGTGCCTGGCAGGCCACCCAGGAACTGGGGTCGGCAGACGGCCGGTTCTGCGCCCGCGTCCTCTCGGTGACCGAACTCTTCCTGGAGGCCATGCACGCCCTGGTCCCCGAGGGCACCAAGCCGACCTGGGAGACGCTGCTGAAGGCCGATGTCGCCGAGCCCGGCTCGCGGGGCGCGATGAAGTTCGCGGAGTACGCGCGTACGGCGTGGGGTTCGGTGGAGCCACGGGTGCGGGAGCTGCTGGGCGACGGCGCCGGCAGCGGTTCCCACTCGGGCTCCGACTCCGGTGAGGGACCGGTGCTGCTCACCGACGCCGCCGTCTTCGCGCGGTACGACGCGATGGGCGTGCTGGGCCGCCTCGCGGAGGCGGCTCGCCAGGGCGGGCGCGGGCTGTGGCTGCTGGTCCCGCAGAGCGACCCGGCCCGGGAACCGAAGCTGGGGTCGGTCGCCGTCGCGTACCAGGCGGGCCTGGGTGAGTGGATCACCCTGCCGGAGTCGTGGGTGCAGAACGCCCACCGGTCGGGGGCGAGCAGCTAGTGAGCGGCGAGCGGATGAAGCGTGTAGTTCGAAGGTTCGAGTTAGAGGGAGACGTCGCGTGATCGACCGCAAGGCTCTGTTGAACGACCTCAAGCAGCAGGTCAAGGCGGTCGAGAGTGACCTCGCTCAGCAGGTCAAATTGGCGGGTGACGTCGGGGCCAAGCTGCGGAGTGAGTACGACCGGGCGAAGAAGCTCGGCCGTACGGCCGCCACCTGGAACAGTTGGCTGGACGAGCGGGTCACGCAGGTCGCGGTGGCCTGGGTGCTGGGTACGGTCTTCGTCCGCTTCTGCGAGGACAACGAGTTGATCCCGGAGCCGTATCTGACGGCTCCGGAGGGCGACCGCCGGGATCTGGCCCTGGCCCGGTACGAGGAGTACGTGGCCACGGCGGACGATCCGACCTACCGGGGTTGGATCGAGCGGGCCTTCGACGAGCTGGGCGCCGGGCAGGCGGGCCGACTGCTGTTCGACCGCCGCCACAATCCGCTGTTCCAGATCCCGCTGTCGCACGACGGGGCCCGTGAGTTGGTCGAGTTCTGGCGGGAGCGGGACGAGGCCGGCGTCCTCGTCCATGACTTCACGGACCCGCTGGAGGAGGACGGCGACGGCACGCGGGGCTGGGACACGCGGTTCCTGGGTGACCTGTACCAGGACCTCAGCGAGGCAGCGCGGAAGACGTACGCGCTGCTCCAGACCCCGGAGTTCGTCGAGGAGTTCATCCTGGACCGGACGATGACCCCTGCAGTTGGGGAGTTCGGCTATGAGGGCCTGAAGCTGATCGACCCCACGTGCGGGTCGGGGCACTTCGTGCTGGGCGCGTTCCGGCGGCTGGTGCGGCTGTGGGCCGAGGGCCGCCCGGGTGTCGACGTGCACGAGCGAGTGCGGGCCGCGCTCGATTCGGTGCACGGGGTTGATGTGAACCCGTTCGCGGTGGCGATTGCGCGGTTCCGGCTGCTGGTTGCGGCGATGGCCGCGAGTGGGATGCGCACGTTGGAGGAATCGGGGCGCTATGAGTGGCCGATGCACTTGGCAGTGGGCGACTCGCTGATCAAGCACCGGCATCGGCAGGGGAACTTGTTCGATGAGTCGGAAGAAGAGGGCGCCGACGAGCTTGCGGACTTCAAGTACCAGACGGAGGACGTGCACGAGCATCCGGACATCTTGAAGCCGGGCCGGTACCACGTGGTGGTGGGGAACCCGCCGTACATCACGGTGAAGGACAAGCGGCTCAATGAGCTGTATCGGGCGCTGTACAGCGCTTGCGCGGGGACGTACGCCTTGTCGGTGCCTTTCGCCCAGCGTTTCTTCGAGCTAGCTACGAC
It encodes the following:
- the pglW gene encoding BREX system serine/threonine kinase PglW; amino-acid sequence: MREGRWTTVTESEFDHERRGLDAIRRKLPDADPWRAWSNFTFTANTGHVREVDLLVVAPSGVWMIELKNWHGSLTSENGTWVQTTPGGHRRPHGNPLHLVSTKARELGGLLRQRGGRAWVGEAVCFTEDSLRIRLPGHDQNGVFNVDQLVAMLQRPPRDERHRVTPTSSREVKGALDKVGIRRSDAEYRVGPYQLERKAFDSGETWADYLAQHAELPESARVRVYLRERGSDATIRQSVENAARREAAVLQRFRHPGAVQYKQYHPSGHSAGPALIFDYHPQTLRLDEYLLQYGEKLDILGRMALVRQLAETMRSAHSSRIHHRALAARSVHVIPRNRGRQGQTVGEEAAWQHPHLQISDWQIATQRSGTGSSGAGATRFAPTALSAMHLADVSDPYLAPELTALNADPVSLDVYGLGVLTYLLVTGKAPAASQAELVARLEAGEGLRPSALVDGLSEDIDDLVQAATAYRPERRLSTVDEFLEMLELVEDTLTSPADPAVAEEAEAPEKDPLEAVTGDVLGGRWEVLRRLGTGSTSRAFLVRDLEHEARRTRPLAVLKVALSDSRGEVLVREAEVMGRLRPDSRVIRLVEPQPLHLGGRTVLALEYVGDEREEAVEPAASGSGRRRHRGETVARLLRESGRLQIDQLEAYGDYLFGAVDFLEGESVWHRDIKPDNIAIRVRPNRTRELVLIDFSLAGYPAKNHEAGTEGYLDPFIGTLVRTAYDSHAERYAVAVTLHQMASGELPKWGDGSVLPRQTDKEEFPCPTIAADAFEPAVRDGLVRFFRKALHRDAAERFPELKPMRDAWKRIFLDASQTVPSSHRSRHSSHPGHSGQDGQEQQRGQAEAAEGAPGGRPAIADAEPLSAEQQREQLAEQVTRDTHLSAAGLTPAAESFLYGFGITTVGGLLDYSRRKLLNAPGLGAKTRGEIQRRQRQWGELLREAPVSPLTARGRAEAKEELAQLTRTESAVADGVAATTDRPEELPESALRALSLDTLATVLVPELNNNGSNHNKVEMVRLLLRLPDEHGTLPDIGVWPKQREVADALGLSAGRIPQMLKEERKRWKKRPEVRALRDEITELLAGLGRVASAVEIADALVLRRGTQLPERPQRRALALAAVRAVVEVEQLEPESAQFQHQPNRKATEEALGAGLLALDVREADEEAGTEGDPPDTPTAPGLLDYASRLGKTADRLAGLDTLPTATRVLAELGALAPPPGEVEWDERRLVELAASASTNAAATPRLEIYPRNLDLVRALRLTQAGLVRLNPGVPDEWQPGLTGEDVHERVRTRFPELVVPDGRGGTTRDLPTAGPLTKALRNAGFDLTLSLREDTKTLRYLPTRMDSASSYLTTGAWRRSTDVGTVTRYSDDPTLADAVRTDERLLASARRDGYRVLTVREARAWQATQELGSADGRFCARVLSVTELFLEAMHALVPEGTKPTWETLLKADVAEPGSRGAMKFAEYARTAWGSVEPRVRELLGDGAGSGSHSGSDSGEGPVLLTDAAVFARYDAMGVLGRLAEAARQGGRGLWLLVPQSDPAREPKLGSVAVAYQAGLGEWITLPESWVQNAHRSGASS